Part of the Paeniglutamicibacter sulfureus genome, CGCGGCCGTGAAGCTCGCCGAGTCCAAGGGCGTGGAGCTCTGGGACCTCTCCGACGCCGAATACGCCGGGATTTCCGGGCACCTGACCCCTGAGGTCCGCACCGTGCTCTCCACCGAGGGCTCGTTGAACTCCCGTTCGGCACAGGGCGGAACCGCACCCTCGGCCGTTGCGGCGCAGCTGGCCGCATTGAAGGACGCGCTGGTTCCGGTGCGCACGTACGCCGGCTAGCAAGCCCGCAGTTCCCTCGCAGGCGGGGCCCACCATTCGGGGCCCCGCCTGCGTGATTTCCGGCTACCGGGCCGGATAAGGTGGTCAGTATGAGTGAGCTCACACAACAGGACCTGACGACCCGGATCCTCTCCGCCTTGTCGACCCTTCGCGAGACCATGGCCACCGTCGACGATGCGGCCGCCGCCGAGCCGAGCGCCCTTCCCGGGTGGAGCCGTGCACACGTGCTCGCCCACCTGGACGGGTTCAGCCGTGCCGCAGCGCGCCAGCTGGACACCGCTGGTGCCCAGGAACCCTTCCCCATGTACGACGGTGGAATGGAGGCCCGCGACGACTCCATCGAGATCACCGCGTTGATGCGCCCCGAGGCGCTGGTGGCCCGCGTCACCGAGTCCCTCGACGCACTGGAATCCAGCATCCGCGGCATCAGCCCGGCGGAGTGGGCCCTGGCAACAGGGTTCCGTGAGGGAGGCAGTGTGGAAGACCTCTTCCATGCCATCTGGCGCGAGCTGGTCATCCACACCTCGGACCTTGCCCTGGGCAACTCCGTCGCCGACTGGGAACCGGAATTCTGTGCGCACCTCTTCGACGCGCTCGAGGCCCGGGTGCCCGAATCCCGCCGCTACATCCTCCAGCCCCACGGTGCCCAGCGCATCACCCTGGGACAGGGCGAGGCGACCACGGTGCTCAGCGGCACCGCCTTCGACCTGGCCGCCTGGCTCGCCGGCCGCCAGCCGCTGGGACCGGTCCAGGCCACCGCCGCCGCCGACGGCACCGACCTGCCCGAGCTCGGACCCTGGGCCGTCAAGCTGAAGGCCAACAACTAGCCAACCGGGATATCCGGAAGGAGGGGGGGGGTCGTGAACAGCCCGGACCGCGTTGGGTTGCTAGGTCTGCCGTCGCTGGAACTGGCACCGCACCTGCTCGGCGCCCATGTCTCCACCTTCATCGGCGGGCGGCTGGTCGTGGTGCGACTGACCGAGGTCGAGGCCTACGACGGGCACCAGGATCCCGGCTCCCATGCCTACCGGGGCAAGACCGCCCGCAATGCCGGGCTCTTCGGCCCACCGGGCACCGCGTACGTGTACTTCACCTACGGGATGCACTTCTGCGCCAATGTGGTGTGCGGGCAGGAGGGAACAGCCTCGGCCGTGCTGATGCGCGCCGGGGAAGTCGTTTCGGGCCGGGACACGGTGTTGGCCAGACGGGGAAACCCGAAAGGACCCGAGGCACAGCTACTCAGCGGGCCTGCCCGGTTGGCCCAGGGACTGGGGCTGACGCTGGAACACAACCTGGCGCGCTTCCGCGACGGCACCGCCGTGCCGCCGGGACCCGACCTGGCGTTGGGGAACCTGGCCATCGCCCCGGCCGGCTACCTGGCCGGTCCGCGCACCGGGGTGGCGGGGGACGGGGGCGGGGAAGAATACCCGTACCGGTTCTGGCTCCCGGGCGAGCCCAGCGTCTCGCCGTACCGGAAGGCGGCACCGCGCAAGGTGCGCGGCGGAAGGGACTAGACTTGTCGGGTGAATCCAGAGCCTGAAACCATAAGCGACCTCCTTGACCGACTGTGCGAAATCGTTCCCGATTACCCCAGCGCAGGGATTTCCTTCAAGGACTTGACCCCGGCCTTTGCCGACGCGGCGGGACTGCGCCGCATGGTCGATGAGATCGTCGCCCCCTTTTCCGGCCAATTCGACGTCATTGCCGGGCTCGAGGCCCGCGGATTCGTGCTGGCCGCGGCCGCCGCCTACGCCACGGGAACCGGCATGGTCACGGTGCGCAAGGCCGGAAAGCTTCCCCGCGAGGTGCACCGCGACGAATACACCCTGGAATACGGGACCGGGACCCTGGAACTGCACCGCGACGATGTCGCGCCCGGCACCCGGGTGCTGATTCTCGATGACGTGCTGGCCACCGGCGGCACGGTCGGCTCCGCCGCCCGTTTGCTGAAAATGGTCGGCGCACAGGTCATCGGGGTCGGCGTGGTCCTTGAGCTCCAGGGCCT contains:
- a CDS encoding maleylpyruvate isomerase family mycothiol-dependent enzyme, with the protein product MSELTQQDLTTRILSALSTLRETMATVDDAAAAEPSALPGWSRAHVLAHLDGFSRAAARQLDTAGAQEPFPMYDGGMEARDDSIEITALMRPEALVARVTESLDALESSIRGISPAEWALATGFREGGSVEDLFHAIWRELVIHTSDLALGNSVADWEPEFCAHLFDALEARVPESRRYILQPHGAQRITLGQGEATTVLSGTAFDLAAWLAGRQPLGPVQATAAADGTDLPELGPWAVKLKANN
- a CDS encoding DNA-3-methyladenine glycosylase, yielding MNSPDRVGLLGLPSLELAPHLLGAHVSTFIGGRLVVVRLTEVEAYDGHQDPGSHAYRGKTARNAGLFGPPGTAYVYFTYGMHFCANVVCGQEGTASAVLMRAGEVVSGRDTVLARRGNPKGPEAQLLSGPARLAQGLGLTLEHNLARFRDGTAVPPGPDLALGNLAIAPAGYLAGPRTGVAGDGGGEEYPYRFWLPGEPSVSPYRKAAPRKVRGGRD
- a CDS encoding adenine phosphoribosyltransferase, with amino-acid sequence MNPEPETISDLLDRLCEIVPDYPSAGISFKDLTPAFADAAGLRRMVDEIVAPFSGQFDVIAGLEARGFVLAAAAAYATGTGMVTVRKAGKLPREVHRDEYTLEYGTGTLELHRDDVAPGTRVLILDDVLATGGTVGSAARLLKMVGAQVIGVGVVLELQGLGGREKLSGLHVHSLQLV